The Populus trichocarpa isolate Nisqually-1 chromosome 11, P.trichocarpa_v4.1, whole genome shotgun sequence genome has a segment encoding these proteins:
- the LOC7485446 gene encoding flavonol 3-sulfotransferase isoform X18, translating to MESSLPSTQIWDSGDSAERKNEAKNYNEVMDALPKVKGLRGNDYYLYQGFWYSSFFLEGLMSVHEHFNPQSTDIFVASSPKTGTTWLKALTFAILTRSRLSGSTTSSLLTKMPHDCVPFLEYHLARNPSNRDLAIPLLSTHVPYSCLPKSIISSSCKIIYICRDAKDAFVSLWCFVSAHQMSKNVEPLPLEEAFEMFCNGISILGPYWDHVLGYWRASLEFPEKILFLTYEEIKKDTAAHVKKLAEFMGCSFTLEEEEEGEVQEIISMCSFEKLSNLEVNKNGKHRLDTSIAIQNSLYFRKGEIGDWANHLTPEMGARLDDIMERKLKGSGLKLPR from the coding sequence ATGGAATCCTCTTTGCCTTCCACCCAAATCTGGGATTCTGGTGACAGTGCAGAGAGGAAAAATGAAGCTAAAAATTACAATGAAGTGATGGACGCCCTTCCAAAAGTTAAAGGCTTGAGGGGGAATGATTATTACCTGTACCAAGGCTTTTGGTACTCTTCCTTCTTCTTGGAAGGACTCATGTCTGTTCACGAGCACTTCAATCCTCAATCCACCGATATATTTGTCGCCAGTTCTCCAAAAACTGGCACAACTTGGCTTAAGGCCCTCACTTTTGCTATTCTTACACGATCCCGTTTAAGTGGTTCAACAACTAGTTCTTTACTTACCAAGATGCCACATGACTGTGTTCCTTTTTTGGAATATCACCTTGCTCGGAACCCAAGTAATCGGGACTTGGCAATTCCTCTGCTATCTACTCATGTTCCTTACAGTTGTTTACCTAAATCTATCATTTCTTCTAGTTGCAAGATTATTTACATTTGCAGGGACGCAAAGGatgcttttgtttctttgtggTGCTTTGTTTCCGCGCATCAAATGTCGAAAAATGTTGAACCTCTTCCTCTGGAAGAGGCCTTTGAGATGTTCTGCAATGGAATTTCAATCTTGGGACCATATTGGGACCATGTTTTAGGGTATTGGAGAGCAAGCTTAGAGTTCCCTGAGAAGATATTGTTCTTGACATACGAGGAAATTAAGAAAGACACCGCTGCTCATGTTAAGAAACTAGCTGAGTTCATGGGTTGTTCTTTCACcttagaggaagaggaggaagggGAGGTGCAAGAGATAATAAGCATGTGTAGTTTTGAGAAGTTGAGCAACTTGGAGGTGAATAAAAATGGGAAGCACCGTCTAGACACATCAATTGCTATTCAAAATAGTTTATACTTCAGGAAAGGTGAGATAGGCGACTGGGCAAATCACTTGACACCTGAAATGGGAGCGCGTCTAGATGACATAATGGAGCGGAAGCTCAAGGGTTCAGGCTTGAAGCTGCCCAG
- the LOC7485446 gene encoding flavonol 3-sulfotransferase isoform X1 has protein sequence MESSLPSTQIWDSGDSAERKNEAKNYNEVMDALPKVKGLRGNDYYLYQGFWYSSFFLEGLMSVHEHFNPQSTDIFVASSPKTGTTWLKALTFAILTRSRLSGSTTSSLLTKMPHDCVPFLEYHLARNPSNRDLAIPLLSTHVPYSCLPKSIISSSCKIIYICRDAKDAFVSLWCFVSAHQMSKNVEPLPLEEAFEMFCNGISILGPYWDHVLGYWRASLEFPEKILFLTYEEIKKDTAAHVKKLAEFMGCSFTLEEEEEGEVQEIISMCSFEKLSNLEVNKNGKHRLDTSIAIQNSLYFRKGEIGDWANHLTPEMGARLDDIMERKLKGSGLKLPRNCSVFSSQLYMF, from the coding sequence ATGGAATCCTCTTTGCCTTCCACCCAAATCTGGGATTCTGGTGACAGTGCAGAGAGGAAAAATGAAGCTAAAAATTACAATGAAGTGATGGACGCCCTTCCAAAAGTTAAAGGCTTGAGGGGGAATGATTATTACCTGTACCAAGGCTTTTGGTACTCTTCCTTCTTCTTGGAAGGACTCATGTCTGTTCACGAGCACTTCAATCCTCAATCCACCGATATATTTGTCGCCAGTTCTCCAAAAACTGGCACAACTTGGCTTAAGGCCCTCACTTTTGCTATTCTTACACGATCCCGTTTAAGTGGTTCAACAACTAGTTCTTTACTTACCAAGATGCCACATGACTGTGTTCCTTTTTTGGAATATCACCTTGCTCGGAACCCAAGTAATCGGGACTTGGCAATTCCTCTGCTATCTACTCATGTTCCTTACAGTTGTTTACCTAAATCTATCATTTCTTCTAGTTGCAAGATTATTTACATTTGCAGGGACGCAAAGGatgcttttgtttctttgtggTGCTTTGTTTCCGCGCATCAAATGTCGAAAAATGTTGAACCTCTTCCTCTGGAAGAGGCCTTTGAGATGTTCTGCAATGGAATTTCAATCTTGGGACCATATTGGGACCATGTTTTAGGGTATTGGAGAGCAAGCTTAGAGTTCCCTGAGAAGATATTGTTCTTGACATACGAGGAAATTAAGAAAGACACCGCTGCTCATGTTAAGAAACTAGCTGAGTTCATGGGTTGTTCTTTCACcttagaggaagaggaggaagggGAGGTGCAAGAGATAATAAGCATGTGTAGTTTTGAGAAGTTGAGCAACTTGGAGGTGAATAAAAATGGGAAGCACCGTCTAGACACATCAATTGCTATTCAAAATAGTTTATACTTCAGGAAAGGTGAGATAGGCGACTGGGCAAATCACTTGACACCTGAAATGGGAGCGCGTCTAGATGACATAATGGAGCGGAAGCTCAAGGGTTCAGGCTTGAAGCTGCCCAG
- the LOC7485446 gene encoding flavonol 3-sulfotransferase isoform X8 has product MESSLPSTQIWDSGDSAERKNEAKNYNEVMDALPKVKGLRGNDYYLYQGFWYSSFFLEGLMSVHEHFNPQSTDIFVASSPKTGTTWLKALTFAILTRSRLSGSTTSSLLTKMPHDCVPFLEYHLARNPSNRDLAIPLLSTHVPYSCLPKSIISSSCKIIYICRDAKDAFVSLWCFVSAHQMSKNVEPLPLEEAFEMFCNGISILGPYWDHVLGYWRASLEFPEKILFLTYEEIKKDTAAHVKKLAEFMGCSFTLEEEEEGEVQEIISMCSFEKLSNLEVNKNGKHRLDTSIAIQNSLYFRKGEIGDWANHLTPEMGARLDDIMERKLKGSGLKLPRVQA; this is encoded by the coding sequence ATGGAATCCTCTTTGCCTTCCACCCAAATCTGGGATTCTGGTGACAGTGCAGAGAGGAAAAATGAAGCTAAAAATTACAATGAAGTGATGGACGCCCTTCCAAAAGTTAAAGGCTTGAGGGGGAATGATTATTACCTGTACCAAGGCTTTTGGTACTCTTCCTTCTTCTTGGAAGGACTCATGTCTGTTCACGAGCACTTCAATCCTCAATCCACCGATATATTTGTCGCCAGTTCTCCAAAAACTGGCACAACTTGGCTTAAGGCCCTCACTTTTGCTATTCTTACACGATCCCGTTTAAGTGGTTCAACAACTAGTTCTTTACTTACCAAGATGCCACATGACTGTGTTCCTTTTTTGGAATATCACCTTGCTCGGAACCCAAGTAATCGGGACTTGGCAATTCCTCTGCTATCTACTCATGTTCCTTACAGTTGTTTACCTAAATCTATCATTTCTTCTAGTTGCAAGATTATTTACATTTGCAGGGACGCAAAGGatgcttttgtttctttgtggTGCTTTGTTTCCGCGCATCAAATGTCGAAAAATGTTGAACCTCTTCCTCTGGAAGAGGCCTTTGAGATGTTCTGCAATGGAATTTCAATCTTGGGACCATATTGGGACCATGTTTTAGGGTATTGGAGAGCAAGCTTAGAGTTCCCTGAGAAGATATTGTTCTTGACATACGAGGAAATTAAGAAAGACACCGCTGCTCATGTTAAGAAACTAGCTGAGTTCATGGGTTGTTCTTTCACcttagaggaagaggaggaagggGAGGTGCAAGAGATAATAAGCATGTGTAGTTTTGAGAAGTTGAGCAACTTGGAGGTGAATAAAAATGGGAAGCACCGTCTAGACACATCAATTGCTATTCAAAATAGTTTATACTTCAGGAAAGGTGAGATAGGCGACTGGGCAAATCACTTGACACCTGAAATGGGAGCGCGTCTAGATGACATAATGGAGCGGAAGCTCAAGGGTTCAGGCTTGAAGCTGCCCAG